A genomic window from Aricia agestis chromosome 8, ilAriAges1.1, whole genome shotgun sequence includes:
- the LOC121729969 gene encoding PAX3- and PAX7-binding protein 1: MSLFRKPKKIQRRVFCGDDDDDGDPEPPPPPIISQNKKENKPVKSIQLLSFADEEEDGEVFKVKKSSQSKKLAKRREREKRRGPDNDDTNKFDSNGDQERQEEKVTEKPKKKVTLEGLILSGREALAADGDGDLSSSENEEDSRGFHRYRAENVRAALAVAPGHIPDAALIHAARKTRQQARELGDFVPITSDKSPGPGSRLRRDDDMDDDDDEDEGRIEVRGLELPSDKPKRTTAAAASDEDMNSETDEWEEQQMQKAVPAIADITAALGTSELNPFAVAPPPPPRADAPQLRALLAPGRAAPATAHDLVDALQERLSELSASRGSALERRERCRERLVGAARVRESRAARAPALDAAYRRAQAVRGYVTDLIECLDEKMPQLEALEARALALHRRRCSYLVERRRADVRDQAHDVLALAGRGGVARAPEDPEAARRAAEREGRRRARRLKREAAGAAHRDGDSSDDDLPPATAHALNATAEEIRREAGALFADALPAWRGVRGVCARLARWRRRARALYADAYLADSLPQLLAPYVRHQLILWNPLADEDNEDYEKMDWYKCLVMYGVRSDKVSSDSDQSSDEEPASVSEEAVRSDLDLMLVPTIVDKVVLPKVTELVEQAWDPVCVRACVRLRSILCRALELPRASCLPRLAAAAHARLAAAIAADVFLPALPPHIVEGPGGVFWRRCLGGGVRLLRATLALCAPPAPLHADPLALKLIDMLSMAAGAAPGPQMAGAAAALADTLPRAGELRRRALRRLAALAQLAASRLQTDNPLHLKALEQTRAILAEAKSVE; this comes from the exons ATGTCTCTGTTTCGTAAACCAAAGAAAATACAGAGACGCGTATTTTGTGGCGACGATGACGACGACGGAGACCCTGAACCGCCACCGCCGCCGATTATTAGTCAAaataagaaagaaaataaaccTGTTAAAAGCATTCAGTTACTCAGCTTCGCGGACGAAG AGGAGGATGGTGAGGTATTCAAAGTGAAAAAGTCATCACAGAGTAAGAAATTGGCTAAGCGCAGGGAGAGGGAGAAGCGTCGAGGTCCTGATAATGATGATACTAACAAATTTGACAGTAACGGTGACCAG GAAAGGCAAGAAGAGAAAGTTACAGAGAAACCTAAGAAGAAAGTGACTCTGGAGGGGCTGATCCTGTCAGGGCGGGAGGCTCTGGCCGCGGATGGGGACGGGGACCTGTCCTCGAGCGAGAACGAGGAAGACAGTAGGGGTTTTCACCGATACCGCGCGGAGAACGTCCGCGCAGCGCTGGCCGTCGCCCCCGGACACATTCCCGACGCCGCGCTCATCCACGCGGCGCGCAAGACGCGACAGCAG GCTCGTGAGCTGGGCGATTTCGTGCCGATAACGTCCGACAAGTCCCCCGGTCCGGGCTCCCGTCTCCGGCGAGATGACGATATGgacgacgatgatgatgaagacGAGGGCAGGATCGAGGTGCGTGGCTTGGAGCTGCCGAGCGATAAACCCAAAC GTACGACGGCGGCGGCGGCTTCGGACGAAGACATGAACAGCGAGACGGACGAGTGGGAGGAGCAACAGATGCAGAAGGCCGTGCCTGCTATAGCCGATATCACTG CGGCGCTCGGTACCAGCGAGCTAAACCCGTTCGCGgtggcgccgccgccgccgccgcgcgcggATGCGCCGCAGTTGCGCGCGTTACTGGCGCCTGGCCGCGCGGCTCCCGCCACCGCACACGACCTGGTTGATGCGCTGCAGGAAAG GTTGTCGGAGCTAAGCGCGAGTCGCGGCTCGGCGCTGGAGCGTCGCGAGCGCTGCCGCGAGCGGCTGGTGGGGGCGGCGCGCGTGCGGGAGTCCCGTGCGGCGCGCGCGCCCGCACTCGACGCCGCCTACCGCCGCGCGCAGGCCGTGCGCGGGTACGTCACTGACCTCATTGAGTGCCTCGACGAGAAG ATGCCGCAGCTGGAGGCGCTGGAGGCGCGCGCGCTGGCGCTACACCGCCGCCGCTGCTCGTACCTGGTGGAGCGGCGCCGCGCCGACGTGCGGGACCAGGCGCACGATGTACTCGCACTGGCTG GTCGTGGCGGTGTAGCACGTGCGCCCGAAGACCCAGAGGCGGCGCGTCGCGCGGCGGAGCGCGaggggcggcggcgcgcgcggcggcTGAAGCGCgaggcggcgggcgcggcgcacCGCGACGGCGACTCCAGCGACGACGACCTGCCGCCCGCTACTGCGCACGCACTCAACGCCACCGCAG AGGAGATACGTCGCGAGGCGGGCGCGCTGTTCGCGGACGCACTGCCGGCGTGGCGCGGCGTGCGCGGCGTGTGCGCGCGGCTGGCCCGCTGGCGGCGACGCGCGCGCGCGCTCTACGCCGACGCCTACCTCGCCGACAGCCTGCCGCAGCTGCTCGCGCCCTACGTCAGACACCAG TTGATCCTGTGGAACCCGCTCGCCGATGAAGACAACGAGGATTATGAGAAAATGGACTGGTACAA ATGCCTGGTGATGTACGGCGTGCGGTCAGACAAGGTGTCGAGCGACTCCGACCAGTCGTCCGACGAGGAGCCGGCGTCGGTGTCGGAGGAGGCCGTCCGCTCTGACCTCGACCTCATGCTGGTGCCCACCATCGTTGATAAGGTTGTCCTACCCAAGGTCACCG AGCTAGTAGAGCAGGCATGGGACCCGGTGTGCGTGCGGGCATGCGTGCGCCTGCGCAGCATCTTATGTCGCGCGCTGGAGCTGCCGCGCGCTAGCTGCCTGCCGCgcctcgccgccgccgcgcACGCAAGACTCGCCGCTGCCATCGCCGCCGACGTGTTCCTGCCCGCGCTGCCGCCGCA CATCGTGGAGGGCCCCGGGGGCGTGTTCTGGCGGCGCTGTCTCGGCGGCGGCGTGCGGCTGCTGCGCGCGACGCTCGCACTCTGCGCCCCGCCCGCGCCGCTGCACGCTGACCCGCTCGCGCTTAAACTCATCG
- the LOC121729971 gene encoding 60S acidic ribosomal protein P0, which yields MGREDKATWKTNYFTKIVQLLDEYPKCFIVGADNVGSQQMQQIRIALRGTSIILMGKNTMMRKAIKDHLETNPALEKLLPHIKGNVGFVFTRGDLVEVRDKLLENKVRAPARPGAIAPLAVVIPAHNTGLGPEKTAFFQALSIPTKISKGTIEIINDVHILKPGDKVGASEATLLNMLNISPFSYGLVVKQVYDSGTIFAPAILDIKPEDLRAKFQLGVANVAALSLAMGYPTLASAPHSIANGFKNLLAIAAVTEVEFKEAETIKEFIKDPSKFAAVAAAPAAAAPAAEKKEEKKEAEKEEEESDDDMGFGLFD from the exons ATGGGTAGGGAGGACAAGGCTACTTGGAAAACCAACTACTTCACCAAAATCGTC CAACTGTTGGACGAGTACCCAAAATGTTTCATCGTGGGTGCCGACAACGTGGGCTCACAGCAGATGCAGCAGATCCGTATCGCTCTCCGCGGCACCAGCATCATCCTCATGGGCAAAAACACCATGATGCGTAAGGCCATCAAGGACCATCTGGAGACCAACCCGGCTCTGGAGAAGCTGCTCCCTCACATCAAGGGAAACGTTGGCTTTGTGTTCACTCGCGGAGACCTTGTAGAG GTGCGTGACAAACTGCTGGAGAACAAGGTGCGTGCCCCGGCCAGGCCTGGTGCCATTGCCCCTCTGGCTGTAGTCATCCCGGCCCACAACACCGGTCTGGGTCCCGAGAAGACCGCCTTCTTCCAGGCCCTCTCCATCCCCACTAAGATTTCCAAGG GTACTATTGAAATCATCAATGACGTCCACATCCTGAAGCCCGGAGACAAAGTGGGTGCCTCTGAAGCTACTCTCCTCAACATGTTGAATATCTCTCCCTTCTCGTATGGTCTAGTTGTCAAGCAG gtgtACGACTCGGGCACCATCTTCGCTCCCGCCATCTTGGACATCAAGCCGGAGGACCTCCGCGCCAAGTTCCAGCTGGGAGTGGCCAACGTGGCGGCGCTTTCGCTGGCCATGGGCTACCCTACGCTGGCGTCCGCGCCCCACTCCATCGCCAACGGTTTCAAGAACCTTCTGGCCATCGCCGCCGTCACCGAGGTTGAATTCAAAGAGGCAGAGACCATCAAGGAGTTCATCAAG GACCCGAGCAAGTTCGCCGCGGTCGCTGCCgctcccgccgccgccgccccggcCGCTGAGAAGAAGGAGGAGAAGAAGGAAGCCGAGAAGGAGGAAGAGGAGAGCGATGACGACATGGGCTTCGGTCTCTTCGACTAG